The Primulina huaijiensis isolate GDHJ02 chromosome 17, ASM1229523v2, whole genome shotgun sequence genome window below encodes:
- the LOC140962249 gene encoding thaumatin-like protein 1: MDAAASSPSSAFISSLLVTLLLFTRGAFGATFTFVNRCEDTVWPGILANAGSPKLETTGFELPQGSYRTIMAPAGWSGRFWGRTECAFPGSDPGSCRTADCGSGELECNGFGAAPPVTLAEFTLGTGGLDFYDVSLVDGYNLPMILETTGGSGMCASTGCVTDLNRVCPSELRVEGGGACRSACEAFGIPEYCCSGAFNSPAACRPSVYAQMFKSACPRSYSYAYDDPTSTFTCSGADYTVTFCPSVPSQKSSKDPTPTVTTNGEGYLSGSDPTGMSGPGLGITGSEPDPDSGSGSQAFKTDGSWLADLAMGDSAGVYCLPTLHIIFLTFIFGILCL, translated from the exons ATGGATGCCGCCGCGTCTTCTCCTTCTTCAGCCTTCATTTCAAGCCTCCTCGTTACTCTTCTCCTCTTCACTAGAG GTGCATTTGGGGCAACGTTTACGTTTGTTAACAGATGCGAGGACACTGTATGGCCCGGTATACTAGCAAATGCGGGCAGTCCAAAGCTGGAAACAACTGGATTCGAGCTTCCACAAGGTTCCTACCGCACCATCATGGCTCCCGCCGGCTGGTCCGGCCGGTTTTGGGGCCGAACGGAATGCGCATTCCCGGGGTCGGACCCCGGTTCCTGCAGAACTGCTGATTGCGGGTCGGGTGAACTCGAATGCAACGGTTTCGGAGCTGCCCCACCGGTCACTCTGGCGGAGTTTACCCTCGGCACCGGCGGTTTGGACTTCTATGATGTCAGCCTGGTTGACGGGTATAATCTACCCATGATCCTGGAGACCACTGGCGGGTCGGGTATGTGTGCTTCCACAGGATGTGTGACGGACCTGAACCGGGTATGCCCATCGGAGCTCCGGGTTGAAGGCGGTGGGGCGTGTAGGAGTGCGTGTGAGGCGTTCGGGATCCCGGAGTACTGTTGCAGCGGCGCGTTTAACTCACCCGCCGCCTGCAGGCCGTCCGTCTACGCGCAGATGTTCAAGTCTGCTTGCCCCAGATCATATAGCTACGCTTACGATGATCCCACCAGCACTTTTACGTGCTCCGGCGCCGATTATACGGTGACGTTTTGCCCCTCTGTGCCCAG TCAAAAATCTTCAAAGGATCCAACACCAACAGTGACAACGAATGGAGAGGGGTACCTATCCGGGTCAGATCCAACTGGCATGAGTGGACCCGGTCTAGGGATTACTGGGTCGGAACCGGATCCAGATTCCGGGTCCGGGTCCCAGGCCTTCAAAACAGATGGGTCATGGCTTGCTGATTTGGCTATGGGGGATTCAGCTGGGGTTTATTGCCTGCCAACGTTACATATCATATTCTTGACTTTTATCTTTGGCATCCTTTGTCTGTAG